Proteins encoded together in one Cardiocondyla obscurior isolate alpha-2009 linkage group LG07, Cobs3.1, whole genome shotgun sequence window:
- the LOC139103916 gene encoding golgin subfamily A member 4 isoform X1: MQWFMLLLFIQCIMWSASEESSGATEGSPPEAVVHTKETCEQNKNQLESLKEIMIRNQQSLKRKEEEVQEYARRLSKIKSRAKLSRRSKEGASSSKDTTHSPKTESIAKDVSDDTIDDISQATTPKAKSSLLQRKLAENRKVFERRSKELTETKRAVEEKVEAIRQQLDETDLAAAEHKDQLAITPIRPLVITSDVMAPIQIQNIQEKEKQITDLNSKIVELEAIILDLRENLKEKDSVIDSKTKAITLMSADLSKKGKTTLDTLEDTKDEMRTMQENFILIEMSLKNKNASLLEQLQERNNKISELEETVNRFEDRLKEQKIAESASADFSRSTMDTLADTKDAMKSMQENFVLIESSLKLKNDNLVQQLGDYEIKLGEAKERIFQLESGAGIVTTPAVEDLQFKIEKLEQNNRQLLDEKYELQKNIAELQDKIISNKSIHGNGAIIEKDNRIAELENLIEELKQSNKLLEEESKTELQKQIAELSSKNEEHSIKIIDLEKQVHELEAEKNDITARLSAEQQMVPKDDTIAKLTKELEDLNKSMIKLKAQHRVKVKNLQKQLDNFKMVSDTNAELVRLGNQVALLEEEKGNLQLSLVDFDELKASAGDWQERVDDLENKVSSQTKEIQMHIDAIAILENQKLDLTQELHTVKQEVLALEAENAESENLRVTAEMKVVELEEQLEAHKEQSENKLEIEHHELLKKFDALTQENSELYNKLNKIEEKGASDTGSTESFEAIQMNDKNDLLKKIEDLEQKNNELTLKLSKLEEKDGSHAGSTESFETINDTDRTELIKKIEQLTQENTDLTMKLSRIEEKGSSDTGSTESFERIPEHNDSSTKIELLTQENNELVIKLTKLEERLNQIESSPQLDVSKIDKLDTLKDDNNLLLQIETLTQENGNLNGEISQLKPQIEELTEENNRLQDRIEILTSENTELVINRTKLEERLQMESSHTSQMSIQMIESADQINALIDRQQILEKEMDQLRKTSIEHSINVTSCETDDAKSKLATLEKENAQMIMTIAQLEERIASQAKDVTKITREKEELDLKLQQMTCDNFSKERLELIDKLEKLNLEKENVAHERQELHEQISVLLQKSSDEISEMRKAEEVSYNESQAAIVASLEKELAKSKELITEYKNQIEEMNMKLENMEIKLQKKTEQLLEYEGSGTKLESLEHELKDMFVTAEEWKFKYDDMQEKMQALEQAKASIEEAFKTLENGNKELLEVIKEKDEATGILQNRLQNTIDSLETRLQDEMSQVAAREREIADLKAEIEKKDQELHIKYAQLQNGLITIDSLQDELNIHSTKLKENEAALSSSLGDIARLNDTIKDKEQEIYILKDNVSKITEALEQSRPVADFEGVLENLRNKETDYIELQNKYEEALRENNELLHKIEDMPKYDENIKEELIKKNQEIDNLLAIKKDLDAQIEEFKKDKIEAEKRIWELQAILDNQTTYAEKVQSELTNEYKQMERLKTKHSEDIEMMNRRLEDVIEELVEKTQENEVIKAELEQKELTGKYVTEEVKTVLESKVADLEQKLSESENKLQTQSEKMKKIVATFNKKKIACQELEARVAELEEKWTTEKDEKEVKNKQIQEVEISMREKDNKIHDLEEKLLQAKNNTAEILANSEKFEKEAISLKEKITMLMEHVAEMDEEVEKQRAEIERISFEVITEKTAKENMAKEYELYKQTASKEDEQKQAILDVVKEQARELSVRMQVMETEYVDQLATIKNLKAENGLLLSKQTQIDEKLENAEKKSEERRVLIEELQKEIAAMAITAQASEQSELREDDTRITQHCDHSEQCQNLVQALEARLQERQAEIENLNNELANSYGNIVLLHDESQRYNDMMMQTAQERFNQSLMDQTNTLQHEIDSLKVEKAVSEQRALELEAELQAFKHKNAEYKVEIPEEVETSITEKEQTQKQDEALQSSSTTVISDKKEIQQLQRVPSEINLLLNSIEKEKLRVQELQDYFENSQSKFNAELDKLNCQVNDLKVLQEKYRTAEAESQRLQQLVTEKNTQIDSLITELNTVNQQINSQLHQHSNVEADLRSEISLKDTEIANVKMELTSMKDTIAALTMERETRNANDNDLIQECQQRISAITTERDLLQLQVNDLTRSFDELKQNIRESKVHHDDNLKEFISTEKSIAGELEQVSTVVEKAISQHECVQSEQQASVEKEMRQDIQVDLGSDWDNVPENLNIDEEPWGWTAENVQSAVSSQFSTMTLSAEMQLRAKVEDLQDRIKDLESENIKIAEENKAAQIKSGKLVKKLKEYKVQLEGLQQQLKTQKQTDSFFNLDTAIEEELKTQIANLEKALNEIKEEKKNVVAEKEALLKRLDVVVSANERYMEMKEKQDMEIEVLRIQNKELGNKIHSLEWQLQENTIDTEDVSSQREDQSDPSSYEIDKTAAHSRPQKRSVESSDDLEVISKKYKEEIDDLKDELEALAAENEQLQHFLEEQKATMAKDNNNSDELIEKFNALKNQNTQLQSALNKSKEEYDALRKQYEQSLIDANDQVTAMRQNSELLKSEFTEKIEKSEAEIDYLRKTLEEKNILENNALINSEEKLSIANTSLIEVTELLNARVQEVADLKQELQNQYVERQRVEATLQMEIQNSTKELHEKEQEVRTLKQAFSDKEHELIHQQSMETVNVIVNEATQELAQKHAIEIEDKDKELRNLTEKLTVLESKVNEYSAKLQDCAIKFETQQEQIEYLKEDLTERNSIIGSTQTDMNLMNEKLQEKQQELEQYEEEKANLESTVQKCLADIQRLQNQLNATETTMIDVQEYNSRIHSLEEEIQALKSERASILLQYEQETKMFQTQMENNKEEINALKHDLREKTEQLHYVNTQMCAKDNDLEEIRARMSDKDSLLETINQELNDKRIELERLRNEQSSQIIDDIPISRMGHDNDVELQSTINELKTQMEAKQQELEHLKYILSENTYPTIIQEMQDRINCLYNEKAALEASWRAAGESLAEKQQQVDLLTQRINEQDQEYISKEETSLLFRDRRSVHDQEEIIRLQNDLHAKEQEINELKYIIAEKDRQLSLQASMEPQSDDFELRETVQRLMGDLYGKEQEIQTLKSTIGELQEQILRLKDYERLSEESRNAIERLTSEKEQIRLEAEEFLDKELQKKESEIDEIKQKLSEENQKLLAELRLKNNDIENLKTQFERLQTTTDDRGSKLQQKENELMHTIDELAEKERRLAELSITKDTELYNLKVQIHEKEVRIDELLALSAEEERQLDHLRQTLEDSEAEVNRLKELLVQKVSEHDLIQHALKKDVSVVEAGSSKSSETVQTADNTETVSNELDIALYMLHQRDVRCEELTHELMQLLEERDTLQLRLSNAIRLNEELRRVGSAEASPIKDPSSISRALIEPVEEQPSPSKSEGPVEIAKEAVDIPVEDKEALALKLSQLHSVSHTKDVRLKDERELRHTQQMSLLAHRDVLNTLPPEAAARLVNANYTLSRDVQSQSSVLLNWLWGKSTPKVVHM, encoded by the exons ATGCAGTGGTTCATGTTACTTCTATTTATACAGTGCATAATGTGGAGCGCGTCTGAAGAATCGTCAGGCGCAACGGAAGGCAGCCCTCCCGAGGCTGTGGTACATACAAAAGAGACATgcgagcaaaataaaaatcaactaGAATCCCTCAAGGAAATCATGATAAGAAATCAGCAAAgtttaaagagaaaagaagaagaagttcag GAATATGCACGAAGGTTATCAAAAATCAAATCCAGGGCCAAGTTGTCACGTCGCAGTAAGGAAGGAGCTTCGTCATCTAAAGACACCACGCATTCGCCTAAAACTGAGTCTATAGCAAAAGACGTGTCAGATGATACAATTGACGACATTAGTCAAGCAACAACTCCCAAAGCAAAATCTTCTTTACTTCAACGAAAATTGGCGGAAAATAGAAAAGTGTTCGAGCGGCGTAGCAAAGAATTAACAGAAACAAAACGAGCAGTGGAAGAGAAAGTAGAAGCTATAAGGCAACAATTGGATGAAACAGATTTAGCAGCAGCCGAACACAAAGATCAACTGGCTATCACCCCTATTAGGCCTCTTGTTATTACTTCAGAT GTGATGGCACCAATTCAAATTCAAAACAtccaagaaaaagaaaaacaaattacaGACTTAAATAGCAAAATTGTCGAGTTGGAAGCTATTATCCTGGATCTacgagaaaatttaaaagagaagGATTCTGTTATTGATTCCAAAACGAAAGCGATTACTCTCATGTCTGCAGATTTGTCTAAGAAGGGTAAAACGACGTTAGATACTCTCGAAGATACGAAAGACGAAATGCGAACGATGcaagaaaatttcattttGATTGAAATGTCactcaaaaataaaaacgctaGCTTGTTGGAACAGCTACaagaacgaaataataaaatatcagaaTTAGAAGAAACAGTCAATag ATTTGAAGATCGActtaaagaacaaaaaatagCTGAATCAGCGAGTGCGGATTTTTCACGTTCCACTATGGACACATTAGCAGATACTAAAGATGCAATGAAATCAATGcaagaaaattttgttcttattGAATCAtcattgaaattaaagaacgATAATCTTGTTCAGCAGTTGGGAGactacgaaataaaattgggAGAAGCcaaagaaagaatatttcaATTAGAATCTGGTGCCGGTATAGTGACGACTCCGGCAGTCGAAGATTTACAGtttaaaatagagaaattgGAGCAGAATAACCGACAGCTTCTAGATGAGAAATACgaattacagaaaaatattgcCGAATTGCAGGATAagattatttctaataaatcgATTCACGGTAATGGTGCAATTATTGAAAAGGACAACAGAATAGCAGAACTTGAGAATTTAATAGAGGAACTTAAGCAATCAAATAAATTGCTAGAGGAAGAATCTAAGACTGAGCTGCAGAAACAAATAGCGGAATTATCATCGAAAAACGAAGAGCATTCTATCAAGATTATTGATCTTGAGAAGCAAGTGCATGAACTCGAAGCGGAGAAAAACGATATTACAGCAAGGCTATCAGCTGAGCAACAAATGGTACCTAAAGATGATACAATAGCAAAATTGACAAAGGAATTggaagatttaaataaaagtatgattaaattaaaagcccAACATAGAgtcaaagttaaaaatttacaaaaacaaTTAGACAACTTCAAAATg GTATCCGATACGAATGCAGAACTTGTTAGATTGGGCAATCAAGTGGCATTATTGGAGGAGGAGAAAGGTAACCTTCAGCTGAGTCTGGTAGACTTTGACGAGCTTAAAG CCTCGGCAGGAGATTGGCAGGAACGTGTTGATGACCTGGAGAATAAGGTTTCATCTCAGACAAAAGAGATACAGATGCATATTGATGCAATCGCCATCTTAGAGAACCAAAAATTAGATCTAACGCaag AACTTCATACCGTGAAACAAGAAGTTTTAGCTTTGGAAGCTGAAAATGCAGAATCGGAGAATCTCAGAGTAACCGCAGAGATGAAGGTCGTTGAGTTGGAAGAGCAATTGGAAGCACATAAAGAGCAGAGCGAGAATAAACTTGAAATTGAACATCATGAGCTCTTGAAAAAGTTCGATGCTTTGACGCAGGAAAATTCggaattatacaataaattaaacaaaatagaagaaaaaggtgCTTCGGATACTGGTTCGACGGAATCTTTTGAAGCTATTCAAATgaatgataaaaatgatttgTTGAAGAAAATTGAGGATTTAGagcagaaaaataatgaattaacgCTTAAGTTATCAAAGTTGGAGGAAAAAGATGGCTCACATGCTGGTTCTACAGAATCTTTTGAGACTATAAATGATACAGATCGCACcgaattaataaagaaaatcgaACAACTTACGCAGGAAAACACAGATTTGACCATGAAATTGAGTAGAATCGAAGAGAAAGGCTCATCCGACACGGGTTCCACGGAATCTTTTGAGCGTATTCCGGAGCACAATGATAGTTCGACAAAAATCGAATTACTTACTCAAGAAAACAACGAACTTGTTATCAAACTAACAAAACTGGAAGAACGATTAAATCAAATAGAAAGCAGCCCTCAACTGGACGTTtctaaaattgataaattagaCACGCTTAAAgacgataataatttactatTACAAATTGAGACACTCACTCAAGAAAATGGTAATTTAAACGGGGAGATTTCTCAACTTAAACCGCAGATAGAAGAACTTAcggaagaaaataatagattaCAAGATCGTATAGAAATATTAACTTCGGAAAATACCGAGTTGGTTATAAATCGCACAAAATTGGAGGAACGTCTTCAGATGGAGTCATCTCATACTTCGCAAATGTCAATTCAAATGATAGAATCTGCTGATCAAATTAATGCCTTAATAGACAGACAACAGATTCTTGAAAAAGAGATGGACCAATTGCGGAAAACTTCAATTGAACACTCGATCAATGTAACATCGTGTGAAACAGACGATGCAAAATCTAAACTTGCGACATTAGAAAAGGAAAATGCACAGATGATAATGACGATTGCCCAACTCGAAGAACGTATCGCTAGTCAAGCAAAggatgtaacaaaaattacaagagagaaagaagagttGGATTTAAAGCTTCAACAAATGACAtgcgataatttttcgaaagaAAGATTGGAGCTTATTGATAAATTAGAGAAATTAAAcctagaaaaagaaaacgtcgCTCACGAGAGGCAAGAATTACACGAGCAAATTAGCGTTCTGTTACAAAAGTCATCCGACGAAATTTCAGAAATGCGAAAAGCGGAAGAGGTTTCTTATAACGAATCGCAAGCTGCGATTGTAGCAtctttagaaaaagaattggCGAAAAGTAAGGAATTAATTACCGAGTATAAAAATCAGATAGAGGAAATGAACATGAAGCTTGAAAACATGGAgataaaattacagaaaaaaacTGAGCAGTTATTAGAGTATGAAGGATCTGGGACGAAACTAGAAAGTCTAGAACACGAATTGAAAGACATGTTTGTTACCGCAGAAGAatggaaatttaaatatgatgACATGCAAGAAAAGATGCAAGCTTTAGAACAAGCCAAGGCGTCGATAGAAGAAGCTTTTAAAACATTGGAGAATGGTAATAAGGAATTGCTAGaagtgataaaagaaaaagacgaagCAACTGGCATTTTACAAAATCGTCTTCAAAATACTATAGACTCTCTTGAAACGAGGTTACAAGACGAAATGTCGCAAGTAGCTGCGAGAGAACGTGAAATTGCGGATTTGAAAGCCGAGATTGAAAAGAAAGATCAAGAATTGCATATCAAATATGCGCAATTGCAAAATGGATTGATTACTATAGACAGTTTGCAGGATGAATTAAATATCCATTCGACTAAACTTAAAGAAAACGAGGCTGCTTTGTCGTCATCGTTAGGAGATATTGCAAGACTGAATGATACAATAAAAGATAAGGaacaagaaatttatattttaaaagacaaCGTTAGCAAAATTACTGAAGCGTTAGAGCAATCTAGACCTGTAGCAGATTTTGAAGGAGTGTTagaaaatttacgaaataaagaaacagattatattgaattacaaaataaatatgaagaaGCTTTAAgggaaaataatgaattattgcataaaattgaAGACATGCCAAAATATGATGAGAAtattaaagaagaattaattaagaaaaatcaagaaattgataatttgcttgcgattaaaaaagatttgGACGCACAAATTGAAGAATTCAAAAAAGATAAGATTGAAGCCGAAAAGCGAATTTGGGAACTGCAAGCAATTTTAGACAATCAAACCACATATGCTGAGAAAGTGCAATCGGAGTTGACCAATGAATACAAGCAAATGGAACGGCTTAAAACTAAGCATTCGGAAGATATAGAGATGATGAATCGAAGATTAGAAGACGTTATTGAAGAATTAGTCGAAAAAACCCAGGAAAATGAGGTTATAAAAGCAGAATTAGAACAGAAAGAGTTGACCGGTAAATATGTCACAGAAGAGGTGAAAACCGTTTTGGAGAGCAAAGTCGCAGATTTAGAACAGAAACTTTCCGAatcggaaaataaattacagacGCAATCtgaaaaaatgaagaaaattgtcgcgacttttaataaaaagaaaatagcgtGTCAAGAACTTGAAGCGCGTGTCGCTGAATTGGAAGAAAAATGGACAACGGAGAAAGAcgaaaaagaagttaaaaataaGCAGATACAAGAAGTTGAGATTTCCATGCGAGAAAAGGATAATAAAATCCATGACTTAGAAGAAAAGTTACTACAGGCCAAAAATAACACTGCCGAGATTCTTGCAAATTCAGAGAAATTTGAAAAGGAAGCGATTAGCTTGAAAGAAAAGATTACAATGTTAATGGAACACGTTGCGGAAATGGATGAGGAAGTCGAAAAGCAGCGTGCAGAGATAGAACGCATCTCTTTCGAAGTAATTACGGAAAAAACGGCGAAAGAGAATATGGCTAAAGAATACGAATTATACAAACAAACTGCGAGCAAGGAGGACGAGCAGAAACAGGCTATTCTTGACGTAGTAAAAGAACAGGCGCGAGAATTAAGTGTGCGCATGCAAGTAATGGAAACCGAGTACGTGGATCAGCTCGCTacaataaagaatttaaaggcTGAGAATGGCCTTTTATTGTCCAAACAAACGCAGATTGACGAGAAACTCGAAAACGCTGAAAAGAAATCAGAAGAGCGTCGTGTGTTAATTGAAGagttacaaaaagaaatagcaGCTATGGCAATAACGGCACAAGCTTCGGAACAGAGTGAACTGAGAGAAGATGACACACGAATCACGCAACATTGCGATCATTCTGAACAATGTCAAAATTTGGTGCAAGCTTTAGAAGCACGTCTACAAGAACGTCAAGcggaaattgaaaatttgaaTAACGAATTGGCCAATTCGTATGGCAATATTGTGTTACTTCATGATGAGTCTCAAAGGTACAATGATATGATGATGCAAACTGCTCAGGAGCGTTTTAATCAGTCGCTTATGGATCAAACAAATACATTACAACATGAGATTGATTCTTTGAAAGTGGAAAAAGCAGTGAGCGAACAAAGAGCATTGGAATTAGAAGCTGAATTGCAAGCGTTTAAACACAAGAACGCGGAATACAAAGTTGAAATTCCCGAAGAAGTTGAAACTTCTATTACCGAAAAAGAGCAAACTCAGAAACAGGATGAAGCATTACAGTCGTCCAGTACAACCGTTATTTCAGATAAAAAGGAAATTCAACAATTGCAGAGAGTACCAAgcgaaattaatcttttactTAATAgtatagaaaaagagaaattacgTGTTCAAGAATTACAggattattttgaaaattcaCAAAGCAAATTTAATGCGGAATTGGATAAGTTAAATTGTCAGGTGAATGATTTGAAAGTGTTGCAGGAAAAATATCGTACAGCTGAGGCTGAGTCACAAAGACTGCAGCAGCTTGTAACTGAAAAAAATACGCAAATAGATTCACTGATTACTGAATTAAATACCGTGAATCAACAAATTAATTCACAATTGCATCAACACTCAAATGTAGAAGCCGATCTTCGAAGTGAAATCTCACTTAAAGACACAGAAATTGCCAACGTAAAAATGGAGCTCACTTCTATGAAAGATACTATTGCGGCATTAACAATGGAACGAGAAACAAGGAACGCTAATGATAATGATTTAATACAAGAATGTCAGCAGCGTATCTCAGCGATTACTACAGAAAGGGACTTGTTACAATTGCAAGTAAATGATTTGACACGATCCTTTGATGAACTGAAACAAAATATTCGAGAATCAAAGGTACACCACGACGATAacttaaaagaatttatttctacagAAAAATCGATCGCAGGTGAGTTAGAACAAGTTTCTACTGTTGTTGAAAAAGCAATTAGCCAACACGAATGCGTACAATCCGAACAGCAAGCTTCCGTCGAAAAGGAAATGCGGCAAGACATTCAAGTGGATCTCGGGTCAGATTGGGATAATGTTCCTGAAAATCTTAATATCGACGAAGAACCTTGGGGTTGGACTGCGGAGAATGTTCAATCGGCCGTCAGCAGCCAATTCAGCACGATGACACTGAGCGCTGAAATGCAATTACGTGCGAAAGTAGAAGATTTACAAGATCGAATAAAAGATTTAGAAtctgaaaatattaagattGCCGAGGAAAATAAAGCGGCACAAATAAAGAGCGGTAAGTtggtaaaaaaattgaaagagtACAAAGTGCAATTAGAGGGTCTGCAACAACAATTAAAGACACAGAAGCAGACTGACAGCTTCTTTAACTTGGATACAGCGATCGAGGAAGAGCTGAAGACGCAAATCGCCAATTTGGAAAAAGCTCTCAATGAAAttaaggaggaaaagaaaaatgtcgtTGCTGAAAAAGAGGCTTTACTAAAACGACTTGATGTAGTGGTATCGGCTAACGAAAGATACATGGaaatgaaagagaaacagGATATGGAAATTGAGGTATTGCGCATTCAGAATAAAGAACTaggtaataaaatacattcttTGGAATGGCAATTACAGGAAAATACGATTGATACAGAAGACGTTTCTTCGCAGCGTGAAGATCAAAGTGATCCGTCGTCTTATGAAATTGATAAAACTGCCGCACACAGTCGCCCTCAGAAAAGATCAGTAGAATCTAGCGATGATTTAGAAGTAATAtcgaaaaaatacaaagaagaAATAGATGATTTGAAGGACGAGTTAGAAGCGCTTGCTGCTGAAAACGAACAACTGCAGCACTTTTTAGAAGAACAAAAAGCGACGATGGCAAAAGATAACAATAACTCTGATGAActtatagaaaaatttaatgcttTGAAGAACCAAAATACGCAGCTTCAAAGCGCTTTAAATAAGAGCAAGGAAGAATATGATGCTCTCAGAAAACAGTATGAACAAAGTTTAATAGACGCGAATGATCAAGTGACGGCAATGCGGCAGAATAGCGAGCTCCTTAAAAGTGAATTTACGGAGAAAATCGAGAAGTCGGAAGCAGAGATAGATTATTTACGAAAAACTttggaagagaaaaatattttggaaAACAACGCTCTTATAAACTCCGAAGAAAAGCTTTCAATTGCTAATACGTCTCTAATAGAAGTCACAGAATTACTTAACGCCAGAGTTCAAGAAGTCGCCGATTTAAAGCAAGAGCTGCAAAATCAATACGTGGAAAGACAGCGAGTTGAAGCAACGCTACAAATGGAAATACAAAACTCGACAAAAGAGTTACatgaaaaagaacaagaagTGCGAACTTTGAAGCAAGCGTTTAGCGACAAAGAACATGAATTAATACACCAACAAAGTATGGAAACGGTAAATGTTATCGTTAATGAGGCCACCCAAGAATTAGCCCAAAAGCACGCAATTGAGATCGAAGATAAGGATAAAGAGTTACGTAATTTAACAGAAAAGCTAACCGTGCTGGAATCGAAAGTCAATGAATACTCTGCAAAGTTGCAAGATTGCGCGATTAAATTCGAAACGCAACAGGAACAAATTGAGTATTTAAAGGAAGATTTAACAGAACGAAATTCAATCATTGGAAGTACTCAAACCGATATGAATTTAATGAACGagaaattgcaagaaaaacaACAGGAATTGGAGCAATATGAAGAAGAGAAGGCAAATCTCGAGAGTACAGTACAAAAATGCTTAGCAGACATTCAACGTTTGCAGAATCAATTAAATGCCACGGAAACGACTATGATTGACGTGCAAGAGTATAATTCACGTATTCACAGTTTGGAAGAAGAAATTCAAGCTTTAAAATCGGAGAGGGCATCGATTTTATTGCAATACGAACAGGAAACGAAAATGTTTCAGACtcaaatggaaaataataaagaagaaattaatgctTTGAAGCATGATTTGCGAGAAAAAACCGAGCAATTGCATTACGTGAATACGCAAATGTGCGCTAAAGACAACGATTTAGAAGAAATCCGAGCCAGGATGAGTGATAAAGATTCTTTATTAGAAACAATAAATCAAGAATTGAACGATAAACGGATCGAATTGGAAAGGTTGCGTAATGAGCAGAGTTCTCAAATAATCGATGATATCCCGATCTCTAGAATGGGCCACGACAACGACGTGGAGCTGCAAAGCAccataaatgaattaaaaactCAGATGGAAGCCAAGCAACAAGAACTGGaacatttgaaatatattttaagtgaGAATACGTATCCTACAATTATTCAGGAGATGCAAGATAGAATTAATTGTTTGTATAATGAAAAGGCTGCGTTAGAGGCTTCCTGGCGAGCAGCTGGAGAGAGCTTGGCAGAAAAGCAGCAACAAGTGGATCTTTTGACTCAACGCATTAATGAGCAAGATCAGGAATACATTTCTAAGGAGGAAACCAGTTTGCTTTTCAGAGACCGAAGATCTGTTCACGATCAGGAGGAAATTATTAGATTGCAGAATGATTTACACGCAAAAGAACAAGAAATTAACGAGTTAAAGTATATCATAGCCGAAAAAGACCGGCAACTGAGTCTCCAGGCCAGTATGGAGCCTCAGTCAGACGACTTTGAGTTGCGTGAGACTGTACAAAGACTGATGGGAGATTTATATGGCAAGGAGCAAGAAATACAGACTTTAAAATCGACCATCGGAGAGCTACAAGAGCAGATTCTTCGTCTTAAAGATTACGAGAGGCTTTCTGAAGAGAGCAGGAATGCGATTGAGAGGCTAACTTCGGAGAAAGAGCAAATTCGTCTTGAAGCTGAGGAATTTTTGGATAAAGAACTGCAAAAGAAAGAATCAGAAATCGATGAAATAAAGCAGAAATTATCGGAGGAGAATCAGAAGTTATTGGCGGAACTTCGATTGAAGAATAATGATATCGAGAATTTAAAAACGCAATTCGAACGATTACAGACGACTACGGACGATCGTGGCAGCAAGTTGCAACAAAAAGAGAACGAGTTGATGCATACAATCGACGAACtagcggagaaagagagaagattAGCTGAGCTGAGTATCACCAAAGACACCGAGCTTTATAACTTGAAGGTACAGATTCACGAAAAAGAGGTGCGTATAGACGAACTTTTGGCATTGTCTGCAGAAGAGGAGAGACAGTTGGATCATTTGAGACAGACGTTGGAGGATAGTGAAGCAGAAGTGAACAGATTGAAGGAGTTATTAGTGCAAAAAGTTTCAGAGCACGATCTGATACAGCACGCATTAAAGAAAGATGTATCTGTTGTCGAGGCTGGATCATCAAAGAGCTCGGAAACTGTTCAAACAGCTGACAATACAGAGACTGTTTCCAACGAATTAGATATCGCGTTGTATATGCTTCATCAGAGAGACGTCCGATGCGAGGAGCTGACTCATGAGCTAATGCAGCTGCTCGAAGAACGCGACACGTTACAATTGCGACTATCTAACGCGATCCGGCTGAATGAAGAACTCAGGAGGGTAGGTAGCGCCGAAGCAAGTCCAATCAAAGATCCATCATCGATCTCCCGTGCATTAATAGAGCCTGTCGAGGAGCAGCCTTCGCCTTCTAAATCAGAGGGACCAGTCGAGATCGCGAAAGAAGCTGTCGACATTCCAGTCGAGGACAAGGAAGCTCTTGCTTTaaa ATTGTCGCAGTTACACTCAGTCAGCCACACAAAGGATGTAAGGTTGAAGGATGAACGAGAATTAAGGCATACACAACAAATGTCCTTATTAGCTCATAGAGACGTTTTAAACACGTTGCCACCCGAAGCAGCCGCAAGACTTGTCAACGCTAATTACACGCTCT CACGAGACGTTCAAAGCCAGTCAAGCGTTCTCTTGAATTGGTTGTGGGGtaaaag TACACCGAAAGTGGTGCACATGTGA